The DNA window GGATCTTTTACGATAACTTTAATGGTGGTGTTTCCTGAATATTGAAAACTTGTAGGGTTGGCAATAGGAGTGGAGCTTCCCAGGAGATAATAAGTGAAAATATAATTTCCGGGATTATTAACAAATTGAGAGTTGTAAGAAGTTAAATCCACAACTCCATTGCCTGTTGCTGGATTGGTGCATACAAAAGGAGTGATGGTGTTACTTAAAATGGGAACTTTATCTACAAATACTTTTACATTCTGAATTGAATGCCTTGCACTTGCGCCTCCTGTTGCCGCAGAGAAACCAAAATAGCCCTGGCTCATTCCAACCGCACCTCCCGAAGGAGCAAAGGATTGATCGGCAATGAGAACGCCGTCAATTTTTATTTTAATAATCCAGTTTGTAGGGTTGGAAAGATCGGTTTCTCCGTTTACTTCAACATGCTTGTAAGTATTCCCTACAAATGGGATAGTGCCGATCAGGTCAGGAGAGTGAAACGTGCTTCCAGGAGTATTGTTAAATTCTATATTATTTCCGGCAGTGTTATTGGTCCCATATAAAAGGTGCACCTTGCTCATCTGGCCTTCTGTAGTATTGTTGAAAATATCGAAGCCTACCATTAAGCCTGATGCATTGGCCGGAATTCCTAGTCCTCCACCTGATACAAAACCTGTAGGCGGATTAGCCAGATACCAGAAGGTAAATCCGTCACCTCTGCCAAACTGGGCAGTTCCGTTGCCATCTATTCTGAAATCAAACTCTACTTTCCATTTATCACAATAACTTAATGTAATAGGATCGGCAAGAGTAATAGCTCCGAACCTGCTGGTCTGATCGGTAGTAAGTCTTATGAAATCCGTACTTACAACAGCATCTGAAACCAGGTTCCAGCCTGTTGTATTAACAGGGTTTCCGGAGAGTTGATAGGTTTGTGAAAATAATTTTGGAGGTAATCCAAATAGAAAGGCTAATAAACAAATGAGTATATGTTTTTTCATAGTGGATGGATTATGGTATTGTTAGTTGCTTTATAATGGAAATAGCATTTTATAATTTTTGTTTTGAATTAAAATAGATTTACAACACCAAAGCTACCCCCAATGAGAGGCAGCTTTGGAGTTAAAATTTATTCTCTGTTTTTTACCAATACCCAACCGGAATATTTCGTTTCGGTATTGTTTTTATTATTTTCATTCCATGAAATAGTGTACCAGTATGTGCCTGTAGGAACTCTTTTCCCGGATGCCATTCCATCCCATGTGAAGTTTCTTACTTTGCCTGCTTCGTAAAGCTTGTTCCCGTATCTGTCATATACAATGAAGATCAGGTTCTTTTTGTAAGCTAAGGCAGAATAGTCGATAAAATCATTGATGTTGTCGCCATTAGGCGTGATTGCGTTCACAAGATTTGGGACTGTAATCTGAACTTCAACAGGAGGACAATTGTAGAAATCTTTTACAAAAACTCTTACTTCACCTCGTGCCAGACCTGTAAATATATTCGATGTCTGCCAGGTACCGCCATCTATTGAATATTGATACGGAGGTGTGCCTCCCGATACGTTAACGGTAATGGTATTGTGATTAATATCAATGCTTGAAATGACAGGATTAGGAGCTGCCAATACTTTTACAATCTGAGTGGTGATACAGTTTCCGGTTTTAAGTTTAACCCAATAAAGACCTACGCCTACATCTTTGATAGAAGGAGTTGTTTCTCCTGTGCTCCACTCATATCCGTTGAAGCCTGGTCCTGCATCCAAATCTGTTTTCTCACCGATACAAACCGTTTTATCTTTCAGTATCGCCGATTTTACCGGTGGTAGAACGATAAGATTTATTTTAGCAATAGCAAAACATCCATTGGAGTCAGTTACTTTTACATAAACGGCAGTGGTTGTCGACATGTACTGAAGGGAATTCATAATTTCATTAGTTCCGCTTAGTGCATCACTTACTGAAGTGTAATATTTTTTACTTGCACCGGTTGTTAATGAAGTAACATCCGCTGAGGTTAAATTAAAAATAGCGTTGGTTATATTATTTTCAATAAAACAAGATCGGAGAGTAGCTTCTTTTACAGGGGTTTCAGGATAGAAAGCCAGTGTTATTTTAGCAGTCCCTGTACATCCTTGTGGCGTTGTTACTTTCACATAGACCACTCCCGGAGCAGATAAATAATTATCAGGATACATGATCTCATTAGTATCTGCAGTCAGATCGCTTAATGTCTTATAATATTTTTTAACAACACCGGGAACATCGGTTACGGCTGCGCTATTCAGGTTGAAGGTGGCTGTTCCGGCTTTATTGTTATTGCAGGCAAGAATTGTTTTATCTTCTGCTTTAAAAGGCGCAATGGTCAACAGAATTTTTCCATCCGGGTTATCACACAATATTCCTGCATTATCTTTGATAACGACAGTCACTGTCGTATTGGCATTGAATTGATAATTGGTCGGGTTAGCAATAGGA is part of the Chryseobacterium lactis genome and encodes:
- a CDS encoding T9SS type B sorting domain-containing protein; translation: MNKKLLVNFIIVILFISGNLSLAQTYQLSGNPVNTTGWTLVPTAAINTDFIQLTADTNDQSGSIRLNDPINLKYCDKWRVEFDFRMDSNQNYNGDGIAFWYLANPPIASVLGSGIGVSQNAVGFIVGFDSYNNTTSTTMSKVHVAYGQVQNTTDTNNVEFFNVPGSSFHSPDLNSTQPFQGTTFKHVEVTAQVDPAAPTNWIVKITMDGNVICNQSFAPSGTAAAMTVGYFGFSSSTGGARSRHSIKNVKIYTDKVSILQNSVTQSFCPNPSTGYGSVNLTSFNSQFVNNPSNYTFTYYPFGSSTPIANPTNYQFNANTTVTVVIKDNAGILCDNPDGKILLTIAPFKAEDKTILACNNNKAGTATFNLNSAAVTDVPGVVKKYYKTLSDLTADTNEIMYPDNYLSAPGVVYVKVTTPQGCTGTAKITLAFYPETPVKEATLRSCFIENNITNAIFNLTSADVTSLTTGASKKYYTSVSDALSGTNEIMNSLQYMSTTTAVYVKVTDSNGCFAIAKINLIVLPPVKSAILKDKTVCIGEKTDLDAGPGFNGYEWSTGETTPSIKDVGVGLYWVKLKTGNCITTQIVKVLAAPNPVISSIDINHNTITVNVSGGTPPYQYSIDGGTWQTSNIFTGLARGEVRVFVKDFYNCPPVEVQITVPNLVNAITPNGDNINDFIDYSALAYKKNLIFIVYDRYGNKLYEAGKVRNFTWDGMASGKRVPTGTYWYTISWNENNKNNTETKYSGWVLVKNRE